AAGGTAAATCTGAATTAAAATTAGCTGAACAATTAGCATTAAAAACTCAAAAGCTTGCTGAAGCTGATAAATATAAGAGAACTCAAGAAGCAGATGCTTCAAGATATACAAAAGAAGCTGAAGCTGCAGCTAATGCAAAAGCAACTGAACTTAATGCAGCGGCTAATGCTAAACAAGTAGAGTTACAAGCTGGTGCTGAAGCCTTTAAGCTTGAAAAGGTTGGTGCGGCACAAGCCTTGAATATTAAAGCAGTTGCAGAAGCTACAGCTGAACAAGAAACTAAAGTTGGTCTTGCAAAAGGTACTGCTGCTAAAGCATTGGTTGATGCTTATGGTGGACCTGAATTACAAGTACAACAAAGTGTATTAACAGCATTTGCAGAAGCATTAAAAATAAGCAAATCACCTCTTGTACCACAAACTGTAATTATGGGAGGTACTGAAGGAAAAACTCCTAATGCAATGGAAGGTATTTTGAGTATGATTTTAGCTAATATGGCTAATACTAACGGATCAATAGTTAATATGGTTAATTCAAATGAGTCAGTTGTTGCTAAAGAAAAGAATGATAAAATTAATGTTAAAGAAGTTGAGGATAAAAATGAAAAAACTTCAACTAAGAAGACTGAAATGTAAATTCATGTAAATAAAGATATCCAAAGCGAGAATTAGACTTATGCAACAATTACCGAAATCAGATACATTTATCTTCCACAGGACTAGTGAAATTTTCGCTGGAAGGTTCTAAATGTCAGCTTGTCGTCATTTCAGCGTGTTCCAAATGTAAAATCTGGACAAGCTGAAAATGAAACAAGCCCCCATTAAGAACCATCAGTAGCTCAATTTCACATGCCTGCTTCCAGAAAAATGTATCGGATTTCTAGTGTAGTGTTACGATTATAATTTCCCAATCATGCATTTATATTCTATTTATAAGTTTGATTATTAATTAGGATATCTATATAGATTTAATACAAGTTTTTATTAAATTTGAGATAACTTAGTTATATATCAAAGAAAGATAAATACAGTTGTGTTCAGCAGTCTTATAGAGTTTTTTATAGGCTGGTATAGCACAACTGTATTTTATTGGGTGAAGCTCTATATAAGGATGGATTTAATAGTTAATTTAGACTATTTATATATTATTTATAAATAGTTTATAAAAAAATTATATATATTTATTATACTTAATTCGAGCTATTAAAAAGAAATTGTTAATTTCAATTTTAATTGTTTTTTAGCTAAAATATTGAGGGGATGGGATTTGTGAAAAAAATAAATAATAACAATAACCATCATAAGTACTGCACTGAAGGGTAAGGTGTTAGTATAAATTATTAAATAAATCTTAGAAAAGGCAACGAACAAATGGGTATGAGAGGTTTTTTGATAGATAAATTAAAGGGTATTTTATCTTCAGTTGTCAATTCTAAGGTTTATTTTGTTATAATTTAATATTTTATTTAAAGTCTAATGGGTTAATTTTTATAAAGAAAAGGTGGGGGAGGATGAAACCTGTACTTAAAGTAAGTGAACTGACAAAGAAATATAAAAATGATCGTGGAATTATAGATATATCTTTTGAAGTTGAGCAGGGAGATATATTTGGACTACTTGGACCAAATGGATCAGGAAAAACTACTATTATGAAAATCATCACCGGCTTATCACATGCTGATAAAGGTAGTGTTCAAATATTTGGAAATAATATTTTAAAAGAAAGTTTGAAAGAAGTAGGATGTCTTATTGAGGAACCTGCAATATATGAATATCTTACAGCTAGAGAAAATTTAAAGCTTGCAGCAAATTATTACGATGAAATAAAGAAGCCTAGAATAGATGATATTCTTACACAAACGGGATTGATAGAGCATGCAGATAAGAAAGTTAGAAAGTATACTCCAGAGATGAAGCAGAGATTAGGAATAGCATTAGCTTTTATTTCTAAACCTAAATTAATTATTTTAGATGAGCATAATAATAAATTGGATAGTAATGGAATTGAAGAGATTAAGGAAATGATACTTAAACATTCAAGGCTTGGAGCTACATTTCTTATTTCTAGTCATAGACCACATGAAATAGAGTCAATGTGCAATAAAGTTGGAATTATAAAAGAAGGAAGAATATTAGAGGTAGTTTCAATGAGAAATGCATTAGAAGAATGCGAAAATTTTAAAAAATATTATTTAATGCAGGTTGGAGGAAAGGAGATATATGAAGCAAATAAAAGCTGGAATAATTAGTGAGAGCACAAAATTATTTTCTAGAGACAAATATAGAAGGTTATTAATTTGTATTGGTATTCTAGTTATATTAATAGTTCTTTTTGATAATTTTACTAAAGGATATAACAATGTCTCGTTGTCAAATCCACCACTGAATATTTTATCAATATTAAATATAGCTTTAATTCCAATCATAAGCTATATGGCAGCTGCTGATTTATTTACCTTAGAGTATAAAAATGGTTCGATCAAGGCAATCTTGACAAGGCCTATAAGTAGGAAAAATATTATTATTACTAAGATGTTATCTATTTTAATTTATGAAATGAGTATATTGTTTACAGTATTTATATTAAGCTCAATCTTAGGAATAGCTCTTGGAAAAACCCAAATATTAAGTATACCAAAGATTTTTCTTGCATATGTTATGTCTATCTTTCCAATAATTCCAAATATATTTTTTTCAATATTAATTTCTCAATTCTCAAAAAATGGCTTTTCAACAATAATGCTTTCAATTCTTATTTTTATTATTCTCTTTTTATCTTCATTATTAATTCCATCAATATCGTCAATGATATTTATTTCATATGTAAATTGGTATAAAATATTTATGGGAGTGCAAGTATCAATAAAAATAGTAGTAGAAGTTATTGGGTTATTTATAATATATTCATTAATATTTTTTTATGGAGCATATGTTATATTTAAAGCGAGAGAATATTGATTTTTGAAGGCACATTAGAATTAGTTCGGAAATAGTAAGCGACTAGGCTACAAGTTTTATTATGGTGCTTAATTGTTATATAAATTAGGAGGATATTATTATGATGATAAAAAAGCGTCTTGCTATTTCAAATATTATTATGTTAGTAGTCCCTGCAATATTAATTGTGGTAATTGCTGGTGGATTATTAGAAGCTTTTACAGAGAAATATGGCAAAAAAATAAGAATTATTAATGAAGGGACTGGGACATATAAGGTACAAAAGGCATTGGATTCTTATATAAAAAATAAAGATGTAGACAATGAGAAAATAGAGGAGAGTCTAAAAAATGCAGGTTACAATTTATTAATCACTGATAATGGGGCTACTGTATTCTCAAATCTAACATATGATGATAAAGATGCTATATCTAAAATTAATGAGGATATATTATCTTCATCAGATTCAATGGTACTTGAGGTAAATGCTATTAGTTTAATAAAAAATAGTATACTTAATGATGGAAAACGCATTAATATAATTGCAATCAAAGCAAATAAGTTTATGAGCAAACAACAATTTAAGTCGGATATGAGAGCTTTTTTTATAAGTTATATAAGTGTTGTATTAATAATAGCATTAATTATAATTACATTAACTAACGGTATATTATCATCACGTGTGGCTAAAAGCCTAATTGAGCCATTAGATTTATTGAGTTATGGTGCAGGACAAATAGAGGAAGGAAATCTTGAATTTAAAATCAATTATGATGGTAAAGATGAATTCTCTAAGGTTTGTGCAGATTTTGATAAAATGAGAATGAGATTAAAAGAATCCATAGATATGAAGTTAAAATATGAAGAGGACAGAAAAGAATTGGTTGCTGGAATATCTCATGATTTAAGAACGCCACTAACAACAATAAAAGGATATGCAAAAGGTTTAAAGGATGGAGTTGCAAATACGCCTGAAAAATGTGAAAGGTATCATGAAATTATCTATAGTAAGGCATGTGATATGGATATGCTAGTGGATAAATTATTTTTATTTTCTAAATTAGATACAGGAAAATTTCCCTTTATTTTTGAAAAAGTGAATTGTAATGATTTCTTTTTAAGTTTTTTAAATACAGTTGTTAATGAATTTAAAGTAAAAGGTCTTGATTGTAGTTATGAAAATAATTGTGAGGATAATGTATATTTTAATATTGATTGTGAAGAAATGCACAGAGTGTTAGCAAATATACTTGAGAATAGTGTAAAATATAAAGGGAAAGATGTTGGAAATGCTAAAATTAAAATAGATAAAAAGGAAGATGAACTTGTCATAATAGTTCAAGATGATGGTCCAGGGGTTATAGAAGAAAATCTTTCACGCTTATTTAAAGGTTTTTTTAGAGAAGATGCATCAAGATCTAACCCTAGTGAAGGAAGTGGGCTTGGCCTTTCTATTGCGGAATATATAGTAAAAGCACATAAGGGAACAATTAGAGCTGAAAATAATAATGGGCTTACAATTATTATAACATTACCAATTTATAATGAATAAATTGGTATAAAGGAGTTCTTTTTGAATAAACTTATAAATACATACAACTTTGTTTGATTTTTAACAATAAATATATAAGAACGAGATTATTAATATATGGGTGTTATGGGAGCGATAAAAATGAAAAAAATACTTATTATAGAAGACGATAAGCTTATAGCTGAATTAGAGAGAGATTATTTAGAAATAGGTGGCTTTGAGATAGAAATTGCAATGAATGGAGATGAAGGCTTGAATCTTGCATTAAATAAAGAATTTGATTTAATACTTCTGGATTTAATGCTTCCAGGTAAAAGCGGTTTCCAAATTTGTAAAGAGGTAAGAAAGCATAAAGAGATACCAATATTAATGGTTACAGCAAAAAAAGAATCTATAGATAAAATTAGAGGTCTTGGAATCGGCGCAGATGATTATATTGTTAAGCCTTTTGATCCAAGTGAACTTGTAGCAAGAGTAAATGCGCATCTTTCACGTTATGATAGATTAACTACAATAGAAAAAAAGAAGGAACTTTCAGAGCTTGAGGTTATGAATTTTGGAAGGCTTAAGATATATACAAAGGCTTGGAGGGTGTATGTTGAAGATAAGGAAATTAAATTTGCAAATAAAGAATTTGAACTATTATTATTTCTTGCAACAAATCCTAATATAGTTTTTTCTAAAACAGCTCTTTTAGATAGGATTTGGGGAATGGATTCTCTTGCAGATGTTCCTACAGTGACTGTACATATTAATAGAATAAGAGAAAAGATTGAGGAAAATAGTAGCAATCCTAAATACATAGAAACCGTATGGGGAGCGGGTTATAGATTCAAAATATAATTTTAAATTATATTTTGAATCTATTATTAAATTTAGCTATATCATATTATAGGATTCATTTGAATAGTTTAAATTAAAAACAGAAGAACAAACTAAAAATGTTAATTCGAAGCAATGTTTGATATCCCAAAAATAAGATGCCTGTCCTTTGGAGTAATTAGATAATATATCATCAATTGAAGCTTTTAGTGTAGATAAATTATTTAAATTTAAAGAACTTGTTTTAGAATTAAATTGATTTCTTAATTTATCAAAATTCTTAAGTAAATATTTTTGTAATTCACGTTCGTATTTTAAATGTGATGGAATATTGCCAATTGAACCAGAAATGTGAGAGTGGCAACAGAAATCACATAGATAATGAACTACAATTCCTAATTGTAAGGAAGAGAATGCATCAAACTTTTTCACTGAAATAAGTTTTTCTATTTTTTTATTTATATAGGACAAAGATTTTTTCATATAATGAGGGTGAGTTTTAACATGCCAGCTTTGATCAACCATTATTAATCCAAAGTTAAACATAAATTTAGAGAAACCTTTGGGAATGATGTTTATATTTTTACTTAGGAGTAATTCACCTAGTTTAACATGAGTTTTTACTTTCATAATTAATCCTTCCTTTAGTATTAAAATAATTCGTTCGTGACGCGATTTTGAAAGAAAAATGTAGAATTTTAGAAACTATATATTTTATAATACATATTTACATTATAAATGTAAAGATAATATAAAGAAAATTTAAAATTATTATAAAATTTAGAAAAAATAAATAATTCAAAATTAACCTTTTATTGGCTTAGAATATAGTGTATAATGCATAGTAATACTTTAAAGTGCGTGTTTACGACGCTTTTTTTTGTAATAGACAACTAAATGGGGGGGCTATAAATGAATATTTTTAACACTTATAAAGGGCTGCCGAGAAGTATATATGCTCTATTTTTCGTGCAGATAATTAATAGGTTTGGGGATTTTGTATTTCCATTTTTATCTTTGTTATTAACACAAAAATTAAATTTCTCTTATTCAATTACGGGTGTGATTGTAATGATAACGTCATTAGTTTCAATGCCTGCAGCACTTTTAGGAGGAAAATTTGCAGACCAGATTAGCAGACGAAAAACTTATTTTGTGGGTCAGGGATTAGCAGCAGTAGCTATATTAATTTGTGGAATTATAAAAA
The window above is part of the Clostridium saccharoperbutylacetonicum N1-4(HMT) genome. Proteins encoded here:
- a CDS encoding ABC transporter ATP-binding protein gives rise to the protein MKPVLKVSELTKKYKNDRGIIDISFEVEQGDIFGLLGPNGSGKTTIMKIITGLSHADKGSVQIFGNNILKESLKEVGCLIEEPAIYEYLTARENLKLAANYYDEIKKPRIDDILTQTGLIEHADKKVRKYTPEMKQRLGIALAFISKPKLIILDEHNNKLDSNGIEEIKEMILKHSRLGATFLISSHRPHEIESMCNKVGIIKEGRILEVVSMRNALEECENFKKYYLMQVGGKEIYEANKSWNN
- a CDS encoding zinc dependent phospholipase C family protein; the protein is MKVKTHVKLGELLLSKNINIIPKGFSKFMFNFGLIMVDQSWHVKTHPHYMKKSLSYINKKIEKLISVKKFDAFSSLQLGIVVHYLCDFCCHSHISGSIGNIPSHLKYERELQKYLLKNFDKLRNQFNSKTSSLNLNNLSTLKASIDDILSNYSKGQASYFWDIKHCFELTFLVCSSVFNLNYSNESYNMI
- a CDS encoding HAMP domain-containing sensor histidine kinase, encoding MMIKKRLAISNIIMLVVPAILIVVIAGGLLEAFTEKYGKKIRIINEGTGTYKVQKALDSYIKNKDVDNEKIEESLKNAGYNLLITDNGATVFSNLTYDDKDAISKINEDILSSSDSMVLEVNAISLIKNSILNDGKRINIIAIKANKFMSKQQFKSDMRAFFISYISVVLIIALIIITLTNGILSSRVAKSLIEPLDLLSYGAGQIEEGNLEFKINYDGKDEFSKVCADFDKMRMRLKESIDMKLKYEEDRKELVAGISHDLRTPLTTIKGYAKGLKDGVANTPEKCERYHEIIYSKACDMDMLVDKLFLFSKLDTGKFPFIFEKVNCNDFFLSFLNTVVNEFKVKGLDCSYENNCEDNVYFNIDCEEMHRVLANILENSVKYKGKDVGNAKIKIDKKEDELVIIVQDDGPGVIEENLSRLFKGFFREDASRSNPSEGSGLGLSIAEYIVKAHKGTIRAENNNGLTIIITLPIYNE
- a CDS encoding response regulator transcription factor, with the protein product MKKILIIEDDKLIAELERDYLEIGGFEIEIAMNGDEGLNLALNKEFDLILLDLMLPGKSGFQICKEVRKHKEIPILMVTAKKESIDKIRGLGIGADDYIVKPFDPSELVARVNAHLSRYDRLTTIEKKKELSELEVMNFGRLKIYTKAWRVYVEDKEIKFANKEFELLLFLATNPNIVFSKTALLDRIWGMDSLADVPTVTVHINRIREKIEENSSNPKYIETVWGAGYRFKI
- a CDS encoding ABC transporter permease; translation: MKQIKAGIISESTKLFSRDKYRRLLICIGILVILIVLFDNFTKGYNNVSLSNPPLNILSILNIALIPIISYMAAADLFTLEYKNGSIKAILTRPISRKNIIITKMLSILIYEMSILFTVFILSSILGIALGKTQILSIPKIFLAYVMSIFPIIPNIFFSILISQFSKNGFSTIMLSILIFIILFLSSLLIPSISSMIFISYVNWYKIFMGVQVSIKIVVEVIGLFIIYSLIFFYGAYVIFKAREY